A single genomic interval of Pochonia chlamydosporia 170 chromosome 7, whole genome shotgun sequence harbors:
- a CDS encoding domain found in IF2B/IF5, which translates to MVTATEEPKETAQSHTPRTPPLSAALGAFTDASAQAATDDVPPPADGGLDLSLMKKKKKKKVKKDAGEEDDFAAKLKQLEVKDAEEAPADIEEDAGDMDAGTGIWAHDEVKNIGYTLLLQRFFHQLSQKNPDHTLTGAKSFKIPPPQCMREGNRKTVFANIADICKRMKRTEDHLTAYLFAELGTNGSVDGSRRLVIKGRFQQKQIEGMVRKYIIEYVTCKTCKSPDTELSKGENRLYFVTCNNCGSRRSVTAIKTGFSAQVGKRKKMQG; encoded by the exons ATGGTGACCGCTACCGAGGAGCCCAAGGAGACGGCTCAGTCCCATACGCCTCGTACGCCGCCGTTGTCCGCCGCCCTGGGAGCCTTTACTGACGCCTCAGCTCAAGCCGCTACCGACGATGTCCCCCCGCCAGCCGACGGTGGTCTCGATCTGTCCCTTatgaagaaaaagaagaagaagaaggtcaagAAGGAcgctggagaggaggatgactttgctgccaagttgaagcaGCTCGAGGTGAAGGATGCCGAGGAGGCCCCCGCCGACATCGAAGAGGACGCTGGAGATATGGATGCTGGTACTGGTATCTGGGCACATGACGAGGTCAAGAACATTGGATACACCCTTCTCCTCCAGCGCTTTTTCCACCAGTTGTCACAAAAGAACCCCGACCACACCCTCACTGGtgccaagagcttcaagatcCCTCCTCCGCAGTGTATGCGCGAAGGCAACAGAAAAACCgtctttgccaacattgcCGATATTTGCAAGCGCATGAAGCGTACCGAGGACCATCTTACTGCCTATCTTTTTGCAGAATTGGGAACCAACGGCTCTGTTGACGGAAGTAGGAGATTGGTCATCAAGGGTCGCTTCCAGCAAAAACAGATTGAGGGTATGGTACGAAAATACATCA TCGAATATGTCACCTGCAAGACTTGCAAATCCCCCGACACCGAGCTCAGCAAAGGTGAAAACCGTCTCTACTTCGTCACCTGCAACAACTGCGGTTCGCGACGTTCCGTTACTGCCATCAAGACCGGTTTCTCTGCCCAAGTCggcaagagaaagaagatgCAGGGTTAA
- a CDS encoding nuclear pore complex subunit (similar to Cordyceps militaris CM01 XP_006674364.1), translated as MFNPSVGEGGPATATRSRRRQRPKSSDSLVQQPKAKRQRLPLTEQTFVNPDVQPEMVEAAKADKIASLDPKQDSPSENFHPTPRKELNVRAKKSKHGDRAANKGDGSLVLTSTSAFTVSKLPALPDRIRSDWSGSQQADIFSNPGYALSLTAAHAIVWAYNSTSQSPETFTFTLPSASKPSDPLPVGCLVSPSASSTEPGLVVVMSGSGKVVFWESISSAATFAFIKKDRSGVEHVISGMSSGEKVVGITNAESAGFVLTFNTGRLAYMSVRDSHGRPAISVQFLRTNLSPTSGGIFGSIRHAFSHLSLRGDIAAVRADRSSRVGERNIVALTSKGKLQAWRIHRGGHNEPIGEADMRDRLVSALQENDPFSKDFPAESFEALDCTYVPKGLESKYLELSRLSDAMATDNPLVQHLLLLVCLTRRSVSRYALVEVILTPKDCQVGMIRPITSYSTAITASDPNQTIRPRVYLPRPALVAFAVFDRAAVIASVAISPESPDSQLQSDNHILTPSFEDVVDFREDNIHEIVGSGFEELAPSSGHEESRTMRTKIKNPAVVLMVRGAGVVRIVTTDVDKFASEQPPKVSAKSKLEQAVFFGAKKDTPLNFDKRQDIKFTNEQMCEAALQVSHEILSSTTTYISTLPASVEDNLLARSNALQRLMQYLNTIGADLDRKTRWNLLFNAEKMQVAAMLWKRHEVFTAARPAEDKKSIIGWIVEFIHQDHKSNPIASIGEVDRVRHWFVNDVFRLELFVAFAYQVIKALYTEKLLDDIKLNVLLREAVEINITAQAGAHEFRKRNLSFYGLGKEQLRMGILRDGYKGLPEPWTGCVHVATGIRRLSELCEQWLRKHEHLRDGPSEPNMPDPVIVGKIFDELPLLTDTMLTSVLECARWGMVNSTARATVEDFAKAYDTYRNDRPIALGRAGKWDQAAAIADKHGCLNALAVILLEHMEVLEGSLEDTSLSAAETQSLKNLKQAKKTELEDSFARYGEPFAFPVYEYLLDKHGVESVLEFDLDTLGFKTKFLRSRPELARISWINDVQQEKDVDHAASTLVDLALQNEDQVWKKKIELSLGKLALLAEAEAESKEPSSFTVKSDDARRDERLRRVDNELIVVRIQDQLYSQIAPCTRTAVDKAAALSFAIDGHSTNIPRRQKALLQLFSDGMEKLLDHQALHPMYLIDMLTLVSLKPEARDEIADPFWLALKVANNSCHSDEIKQAKRLIWRRLFIRDDWAKINDTQLKDDREVVERLAETELFAMLTDCIRYQDPRDPFRPMQPQEALGAFTDHLDRRFQGFADNEQSKLIDAMNWEDKLLNQYMEKNRLADWVRATFEAAQIEVANAADEVTRTGASVE; from the exons ATGTTCAATCCCTCGGTCGGAGAGGGCGGTCCGGCCACCGCGACAAGATCTCGCCGTCGTCAGAGGCCCAAGAGCTCTGACAGCCTCGTTCAGCAACCAAAGGCTAAGCGCCAACGCCTGCCTCTCACCGAGCAAACTTTTGTCAACCCCGATGTACAACCAGAAATGGTCGAGGCCGCCAAGGCAGATAAGATCGCGTCCTTGGACCCTAAGCAGGATTCCCCTTCAGAGAATTTTCATCCAACGCCTCGTAAAGAATTGAACGTGCGAGCAAAAAAATCAAAACATGGAGATCGTGCCGCCAATAAGGGCGATGGTAGTCTCGTACTG ACGAGCACGAGCGCATTCACCGTTTCGAAATTACCTGCCTTGCCAGACAGAATACGGTCCGACTGGTCAG GCAGCCAACAGGCCGATATATTCTCCAACCCTGGATACGCTCTGAGCCTGACAGCAGCACATGCCATCGTTTGGGCTTACAACTCGACTTCACAATCTCCCGAAACCTTCACATTCACCCTGCCGTCTGCATCAAAACCAAGCGATCCGCTACCCGTAGGATGTCTTGTCTCACCCTCGGCGTCATCCACAGAACCAGGTCTTGTCGTTGTCATGTCTGGGAGTGGCAAAGTCGTCTTTTGGGAATCGATATCCAGCGCTGCCACTTTTGccttcatcaagaaggacCGCTCTGGAGTCGAACATGTGATTTCTGGAATGTCTTCAGGGGAAAAGGTCGTTGGCATTACCAATGCTGAATCTGCAGGTTTTGTGTTGACCTTTAACACGGGAAGACTGGCGTACATGAGCGTTCGAGACAGCCACGGACGGCCAGCGATCTCGGTACAATTCCTAAGAACAAATCTTTCACCGACTTCTGGAGGTATCTTTGGAAGCATTCGTCACGCATTTTCCCATTTGTCTCTTCGAGGCGACATCGCCGCGGTCAGAGCCGACAGATCGTCGCGCGTTGGAGAACGAAATATTGTCGCGTTAACTAGCAAAGGTAAACTGCAAGCTTGGAGAATTCATCGAGGCGGCCATAATGAACCAATTGGCGAAGCGGACATGCGGGATCGACTGGTATCCGCGCTTCAGGAAAACGACCCCTTCAGCAAAGATTTCCCGGCCGAATCTTTCGAAGCCTTGGACTGTACCTATGTTCCCAAGGGTCTCGAGTCCAAATATTTGGAGCTCAGCAGATTAAGCGATGCAATGGCAACCGATAACCCTTTGGTACAACAcctattgctgctggtgtgTCTGACTCGACGAAGTGTCTCCAGGTATGCACTGGTGGAGGTGATTTTGACCCCCAAGGACTGCCAGGTGGGAATGATACGTCCAATTACCTCGTATTCAaccgccatcaccgcctcGGATCCGAATCAAACCATCAGACCCCGTGTGTACCTGCCTCGACCTGCTCTGGTAGCCTTTGCTGTTTTCGACCGCGCTGCCGTAATTGCGTCCGTCGCCATTTCCCCCGAATCGCCAGACTCACAATTACAATCGGACAATCACATCCTGACGCCTTCCTTTGAGGACGTGGTTGACTTTCGGGAAGATAACATCCACGAAATTGTTGGGTCAGGCTTTGAAGAACTAGCGCCGTCCTCTGGCCATGAAGAGAGCCGCACCATGCGTACCAAGATCAAAAATCCTGCTGTGGTGCTGATGGTGCGCGGCGCTGGCGTTGTACGCATTGTCACGACTGATGTAGACAAGTTTGCGAGCGAACAACCCCCCAAAGTATCAGCTAAAAGCAAGTTAGAGCAAGCCGTGTTCTTTGGAGCCAAGAAGGACACTCCcctcaactttgacaagcgACAGGATATCAAGTTTACCAATGAGCAGATGTGCGAGGCCGCCCTTCAAGTTAGCCATGAGATTCTCAGCTCCACCACCACGTATATATCAACACTTCCAGCATCTGTAGAGGACAATCTTTTGGCCCGTTCCAATGCCCTGCAGAGACTCATGCAATACCTCAATACTATTGGCGCTGACCTAGATCGCAAGACGCGGTGGAATCTGCTTTTTAATGCAGAAAAGATGCAggttgccgccatgctgTGGAAACGCCACGAGGTCTTTACTGCCGCTCGACCGGCcgaagacaagaagagcatcaTTGGGTGGATCGTCGAATTCATTCACCAGGACCACAAGAGTAACCCCATCGCCAGCATTGGAGAGGTCGATCGTGTGCGCCATTGGTTTGTCAATGACGTTTTCCGACTTGAACTATTCGTTGCTTTTGCATATCAAGTTATCAAAGCCCTCTACAccgagaagctgctggatgaCATCAAGCTCAATGTTCTACTTCGCGAAGCTGTGGAAATCAACATTACCGCACAGGCCGGGGCACACGAGTTTCGCAAGAGAAATCTCTCCTTTTACGGACTTGGAAAGGAGCAACTGCGCATGGGCATCCTGCGAGATGGCTACAAAGGATTACCGGAACCTTGGACCGGCTGCGTACACGTGGCGACTGGTATTAGGCGACTCTCAGAATTGTGTGAGCAATGGCTCAGGAAGCATGAGCACTTACGAGATGGCCCAAGCGAGCCCAACATGCCGGACCCTGTCATTGTGGGCAAGATTTTTGACGAATTGCCACTGTTGACAGACACGATGCTCACGTCTGTCTTAGAGTGTGCGAGGTGGGGAATGGTCAACTCTACCGCCAGAGCAACGGttgaagactttgccaaggcaTACGACACCTACAGAAATGATAGGCCAATTGCCCTTGGCCGAGCCGGCAAATGGGACCAGGCTGCAGCGATTGCTGACAAGCACGGGTGTCTCAACGCCTTAGCCGTGATCCTGCTTGAGCACATGGAAGTTTTGGAGGGCAGCTTGGAAGACACATCGCTATCTGCTGCAGAAACCCAGAGCCTGAAGAACCTGaagcaagccaagaagaCTGAGCTGGAGGATAGCTTTGCCAGGTACGGCGAGCCTTTTGCCTTCCCCGTCTACGAGTACCTGCTTGACAAGCATGGCGTCGAATCGGTCTTGGAGTTCGATCTCGACACCCTTGGCTTCAAAACGAAATTCCTCCGGAGCCGGCCGGAACTTGCTCGAATTTCCTGGATCAACGATGttcaacaagaaaaggacGTCGATCACGCTGCCAGTACCCTGGTTGACCTAGCTCTCCAAAATGAAGACCAAgtgtggaagaagaagattgagcTCAGTCTCGGTAAACTCGCACTCTTGGCTGAAGCCGAGGCCGAGTCTAAGGAGCCTAGCTCATTCACAGTCAAGTCTGACGATGCGCGTCGCGACGAGCGCCTCCGCCGAGTTGACAATGAGCTTATTGTTGTACGAATCCAGGATCAGCTCTACAGCCAAATCGCTCCGTGCACTCGAACCGCCGTCGATAAAGCTGCCGCCCTATCATTTGCTATCGATGGCCATAGCACCAACATCCCTCGACGACAAAAGGCACTTCTTCAATTGTTCTCCGATGGAATGGAGAAGCTCCTCGACCACCAAGCACTCCACCCCATGTATCTCATTGACATGCTGACCCTCGTATCTCTGAAACCTGAGGCTAGGGATGAGATTGCGGATCCGTTTTGGTTGGCCCTCAAAGTTGCGAATAACAGTTGCCACTCTGACGAAATCAAACAAGCCAAGAGACTTATCTGGAGGAGGCTCTTCATCCGAGACGACTGGGCTAAAATCAATGACACTCAACTCAAGGACGATCGAGAGGTTGTTGAGCGACTTGCTGAGACGGAATTGTTTGCTATGCTAACGGACTGCATCCGGTACC AGGACCCTCGCGATCCCTTCCGGCCAATGCAGCCCCAAGAAGCCCTGGGTGCCTTTACGGATCATTTAGACCGCCGTTTCCAGGGATTCGCCGACAACGAGCAGTCCAAATTGATCGATGCCATGAATTGGGAGGATAAGCTTCTCAATCAGTACATGGAAAAGAACCGTCTTGCAGACTGGGTTCGAGCAACATTCGAAGCCGCTCAGATTGAGGTTGCCAACGCAGCCGACGAAGTCACACGGACTGGCGCTTCTGTCGAGTAG
- a CDS encoding mitochondrial ATPase (Afg1) (similar to Cordyceps militaris CM01 XP_006674363.1) translates to MRRFSTAVTITDPLVKYQTLVKTGIYSPDPAQHRLARHLRDIYLRIKDYAPRTEYRQRLNQAARLTEPKLPDDEEAGNILALRNHSIWRNPLFKHLIPAAGDRDSLALTRVLSNHETAIEIDSPKGLFLSGEVGTGKSMLLDLLADGLPTKRKRRWHFNTFMLYTFAQLDKHRESHVNSATPDSEFSLIWMAKKLVDESPILFLDEFQLPDRAASKILSHLFIAFFQLGGVLVASSNRMPEELQKATGIDYTPGPAKGLMSKIFGGSTRYRGELYGQTSDFANFLEVLKARCDFWQMEGATDWRRREDIDGAKVYTQTDYGAGLPGATHDENSVEKSVSTTRNLPQNYYITESLGPEFDQRTKTIVGWNNPGHIPWMSSTLTVYGRPVVTPQHYNGCVFWTFNHLVESFGPADYITMASSYHTFIIDQVPTLTMLQKNEARRFITFLDALYEARCKLIIRAQAGPDDLFFPESKPNPNASLNRAQNPSANDDATYSETIAEVYQDQMSPFRPNVSYYDTKSSTSQYDPDQDSDFGLQKKSVDFGNTSTFTGEDERFAYKRAISRLWELCSATWHARTGDWWQPLPLEARHWEGGPISQPAGDSIAPKKIDTGEKMGESIEIEVAGLSKWKVDDMRKQSAGEN, encoded by the coding sequence atgAGACGTTTCTCGACGGCAGTAACCATCACCGACCCCTTGGTCAAATATCAAACCCTAGTCAAAACCGGCATATATTCACCCGACCCAGCTCAGCACAGATTGGCACGGCATCTGAGGGACATCTATCTGCGCATCAAAGATTACGCACCCCGTACAGAATATCGTCAAAGGTTAAACCAAGCGGCACGTCTGACAGAGCCGAAGCTCCcggacgatgaagaagcaggcaaTATTCTTGCCTTACGAAATCACAGTATATGGCGTAATCCACTATTCAAACACCTTATCCCAGCTGCCGGAGACCGCGATAGCCTAGCCCTTACGCGAGTGCTAAGTAACCATGAGACTGCCATAGAAATAGACTCCCCCAAGGGTCTGTTTCTCTCAGGAGAAGTGGGAACGGGGAAATCGATGCTCCTCGACCTGTTGGCAGATGGTTTGCCGACGAAACGCAAACGACGCTGGCACTTCAACACCTTCATGCTCTACACATTTGCGCAGCTCGACAAACATAGGGAATCGCACGTCAACTCAGCAACCCCTGATTCGGAGTTCTCACTGATatggatggccaagaaactcGTGGACGAGTCTCCTATACTCTTTCTGGATGAGTTTCAACTACCCGACCGGGCAGCAAGCAAGATTCTCAGCCACCTGTTCATTGCATTCTTTCAGTTGGGCGGTGTCCTGGTCGCGTCATCGAATCGAATGCCAGAAGAACTGCAGAAGGCGACAGGTATCGATTATACCCCTGGCCCTGCGAAGGGACTGATGAGCAAGATTTTCGGTGGCAGCACTCGGTACAGGGGAGAACTGTATGGCCAAACCAGCGACTTTGCAAACTTTTTAGAAGTTTTGAAAGCTAGATGCGATTTCTGGCAAATGGAGGGAGCTACGgattggaggaggagagaagatATTGATGGCGCAAAGGTGTATACTCAAACTGACTATGGCGCTGGATTACCTGGTGCAACACACGACGAAAACAGCGTGGAGAAAAGCGTTTCCACTACGCGCAACTTGCCACAAAACTACTACATAACCGAAAGCCTGGGCCCGGAATTCGATCAACGGACCAAAACCATCGTCGGATGGAATAACCCGGGGCATATCCCCTGGATGTCATCCACCCTGACCGTCTACGGCCGCCCAGTTGTCACACCCCAACACTATAACGGGTGTGTATTCTGGACCTTCAACCACCTGGTCGAGTCATTCGGTCCAGCAGACTACATTACAATGGCCTCATCATACCACACATTCATAATCGACCAGGTTCCCACGTTGACCATGCTGCAAAAGAACGAAGCCCGCCGGTTCATCACATTCCTCGATGCCCTCTACGAAGCACGCTGTaaactcatcatcagagCACAAGCCGGCCCCGATGACCTCTTTTTTCCAGAAAGCAAACCCAATCCAAACGCCAGCCTGAATCGTGCTCAGAATCCATCTGCCAACGACGACGCAACTTACTCCGAGACCATTGCAGAAGTGTACCAGGACCAAATGTCCCCCTTCCGGCCAAACGTGTCATATTATGACACCAAATCGTCCACCTCCCAATATGACCCTGACCAAGACTCCGACTTTGGACTGCAAAAGAAGAGCGTTGATTTCGGCAACACTAGTACCTTCACAGGCGAAGATGAGCGGTTTGCCTACAAGCGAGCCATTTCTCGCCTCTGGGAGCTCTGCAGTGCAACATGGCACGCCAGAACAGGAGACTGGTGGCAACCGCTACCTCTCGAAGCTAGACACTGGGAGGGCGGCCCTATCTCCCAACCAGCCGGTGACTCCATTGCCCCCAAGAAAATAGACACTGGTGAGAAAATGGGCGAAAGCATAGAAATCGAAGTCGCAGGACTATCCAAATGGAAAGTAGACGACATGCGGAAACAATCCGCAGGCGAGAATTAA
- a CDS encoding Longin-like protein (similar to Metarhizium robertsii ARSEF 23 XP_007819135.1) has translation MTTAIPSIACLGIIGRNNNPLHISIFPSHDPTTNTFTPIRTPLQFSLLLSSTIDVFELRAKANTASGVGLSGDVGLLHAIDDRLAAYGYETNTGVRMVCVVDMRGRTIDAGGRQAGTGLRDTEMKPVFRAMQTAYVRLLQNPFYEPDEHAPVGGAGGKRIVSRRFDGDMRRIGEAWTPGVTSL, from the exons atgACCACCGCAATCCCCTCAATCGCCTGCCTAGGCATCATTGGCCGCAAC AACAACCCCCtccacatctccatcttcccATCCCACGATCCCACAACCAACACCTTCACACCCATCCGCACCCCGCTCCAGTTCTCGCTCCTCCTCTCGTCCACCATCGACGTCTTCGAGCTGCgcgccaaagcaaacaccGCTTCAGGCGTCGGCCTCTCCGGCGACGTGGGTCTCCTGCACGCGATCGACGACCGCCTCGCCGCGTACGGGTACGAGACCAACACGGGAGTGCGGATGGTGTGCGTGGTGGACATGCGCGGCAGGACGATAGACGCGGGCGGGAGGCAGGCCGGCACGGGGCTGCGGGACACGGAGATGAAGCCCGTGTTTAGGGCTATGCAGACTGCGTATGTGAGACTGTTGCAGAACCCGTTCTATGAGCCGGATGAGCATGCGCCGGTGGGGGGAGCGGGCGGCAAGAGGATTGTGAGTAGGCGGTTTGATGGGGATATGAGGAGGATTGGGGAGGCGTGGACGCCTGGGGTTACGAGTTTGTGA
- a CDS encoding AP-3 adaptor complex subunit mu (similar to Magnaporthe oryzae 70-15 XP_003715053.1): MKLPCFASAHAGPAPSYLTGRVGDEHLEAPNKLQAVAVAKMNGVIEAPRSPILSHTYTGRPLSGTHVLPLYLEHPTPRPNLIYLPNTSPATLVFSLTHANLLFLATSSTEIEPLLVLEFLHRVIDTFEDFIGAPLLAVKIENNYDVVAQLLTEMCDAGTISTTEPNALRENVEIEGWMGKLLGSINLKTPLGSNFSNTNTPALPAPNTPALPWRRANVRHTSNEMYADVIETLSVTLAPSGRPLAAFANGSIAFTAKVTGVPDITLTLSSPSGKHNIGGIMELPVFHPCVRLNRWKERPGELSFIPPDGRFILAGYEVDLLPFTSGKSGSLSANNLKLPVNLEMKTGLGPAGSEFEVRLQVNKILGSQSSSGSSQFGRGIGSGRVGSPHPGSPASPLLEELTITIPLPEDVRNLSDIRPSRGDASFNPGERVLEWHVPTKELSGPTTHFGLRCTVVGSLVDEANEFDPSGFAFNNDYSYNEPYQSATAKTESKPDNSNEQDAKKVAQNKILMPSSVSASFTVKGWLASGLKVDSILIDTRKSRGLGEGIKPYKGVKYLTVSKGGVELRC, from the exons ATGAAGCTCCCCTGCTTCGCA TCAGCACATGCTGGACCTGCTCCGTCATACTTGACTGGTCGCGTGGGGGACGAGCATCTGGAAGCACCTAACAAGCTTCAAGCTGTGGCAGTCGCCAAAATGAACGGCGTTATTGAGGC ACCTAGGAGCCCCATTCTGTCGCATACCTACACTGGCCGGCCACTCTCAGGCACACATGTACTGCCCCTCTATCTCGAGCATCCGACTCCCAGACCGAACTTGATATACCTACCCAACACCAGCCCTGCCACCCTTGTATTTAGCTTAACCCACGCGAACCTTTTATTCCTAGCGACCTCTTCTACAGAAATCGAACCACTCCTTGTTCTCGAGTTTCTACACAGGGTGATCGATACGTTCGAGGACTTCATTGGTGCCCCGCTTCTCGCTGTCAAGATTGAGAATAACTACGATGTTGTAGCACAACTGCTTACGGAGATGTGTGATGCGGGGACCATAAGCACCACGGAACCAAATGCATTGAGGGAAAATGTTGAAATAGAAGGTTGGATGGGCAAGTTGCTCGGGAGCATAAACCT CAAAACACCCCTGGGCTCGAATTTCTCGAATACAAATACCCCTGCTTTACCAGCACCGAATACGCCCGCGTTACCTTGGCGACGAGCGAATGTACGACACACGTCGAACGAAATGTACGCCGATGTGATCGAGACTCTTTCCGTGACGCTTGCACCGTCGGGGCGACCACTCGCCGCATTTGCAAACGGCTCCATTGCATTCACAGCAAAAGTTACTGGCGTGCCGGATATTACGTTGACTTTGAGCAGCCCGTCGGGGAAGCACAATATCGGGGGCATCATGGAACTGCCTGTTTTCCACCCCTGTGTGCGTCTGAATAGATGGAAGGAGAGGCCTGGGGAATTGAGCTTTATACCGCCGGATGGTCGGTTTATTTTGGCGGGATATGAAGTGGATTTGCTGCCGTTTACGAGTGGGAAgagtggcagcttgagcgCGAATAATCTTAAACTACCGGTCAatttggagatgaagactgGGCTAGGCCCAGCGGGGTCGGAATTTGAAGTCAGACTACAGGTGAACAAGATTCTGGGGAGCCAGAGCTCATCGGGTTCAAGTCAGTTTGGAAGAGGGATTGGGTCAGGACGAGTGGGATCACCGCATCCCGGTTCCCCTGCTTCTCCCTTACTAGAGGAGTTGACCATTACAATTCCACTACCGGAGGACGTGAGGAACCTTTCTGATATTCGGCCGAGTCGCGGGGACGCCAGCTTCAACCCTGGAGAAAGAGTTTTGGAGTGGCATGTGCCCACCAAGGAACTGTCAGGACCGACGACGCATTTCGGGCTTCGCTGCACAGTGGTTGGGTCATTAGTTGATGAGGCAAACGAATTTGACCCAAGTGGATTTGCATTCAACAACGACTATTCGTACAATGAGCCATATCAAAGTGCGACGGCCAAGACGGAGAGCAAGCCGGACAACAGTAACGAGCAGGACGCGAAGAAGGTGGCGCAAAACAAGATTCTCATGCCGAGTTCAGTGTCGGCAAGTTTTACGGTCAAAGGGTGGCTGGCGAGCGGATTGAAGGTGGATAGCATTTTGATAGATACACGGAAAAGCAGGGGTTTGGGGGAGGGCATTAAACCATACAAAGGGGTCAAGTATTTGACAGTTAGTAAGGGTGGTGTAGAGCTtcggtgttga
- a CDS encoding exoribonuclease (similar to Metarhizium acridum CQMa 102 XP_007810205.1), whose product MPITILKPQPAAHRPLTSHISPDSDSDSEGGVDIQGDVSMSGTKQTQSIDPDEILTPGTIITSNPQWMRGHGTYLPPSTQSITSSLAGTLTKTNKLLSVRPLRARYTPEIGDLVVGRITEVQAKRWRVDVAASQLAILQISAINLPGGILRKRTETDELQIRSFFSEGDLVVAEVQQLHQDGAASLHTRSLKYGKLRNGVFVSVSGTGGGGGVVRSKRQVWTMEGANSAGKIDVLLGVNGYIWISKHVESEIAAEAAGINKMEESVSSRVYSSQNDEIDVPTMREIARVRSVILAMVEHGVRVDEDMVSRGYMEAVEMAREDESDDLYLGGEKGARLAAILAGH is encoded by the exons AtgcccatcaccatcctcaaacCACAACCGGCCGCCCACCGCCCTCTCACATCCCACATCTCCCCAGACTCAGACTCCGACTCCGAGGGCGGCGTCGACATCCAAGGCGATGTATCCATGAGCGGAaccaaacaaacacaaagcATAGACCCAGATGAAATCCTCACGCCAGGCACAATCATAACCTCCAACCCCCAATGGATGCG CGGCCACGGCACCTACCTCCCCCCTTCAACCCAGTCCATCACCTCCTCCCTAGCCGGCACACtcaccaaaaccaacaaactccTCTCCGTGCGGCCCCTCCGCGCGCGCTACACCCCCGAAATAGGCGACCTCGTAGTCGGCCGCATCACCGAAGTCCAAGCCAAGCGGTGGCGCGTCGACGTCGCCGCCAGCCAACTCGCCATCCTCCAAATCAGCGCCATCAACCTCCCCGGCGGGATCCTCCGCAAGCGCACAGAGACAGACGAGCTCCAGATCcggtccttcttctcagaaGGCGACCTGGTCGTCGCAGAGGtgcagcagctgcaccaAGATGGCGCGGCGTCCCTGCACACCCGCTCGCTCAAGTACGGCAAGTTGCGGAACGGGGTGTTCGTGAGCGTGTCGGGGAcgggaggcggcggcggggtGGTGAGGTCGAAGAGACAGGTGTGGACGATGGAGGGCGCGAATTCGGCGGGCAAGATTGACGTGCTGCTGGGTGTGAATGGGTATATTTGGATCAGTAAGCATGTTGAGAGTGAGATTGCCGCCGAGGCGGCGGGGATTAATAAGATGGAGGAGAGTGTGAGCAGCAGGGTGTACTCGAGTCAGAATGATGAGATTGACGTGCCGACCATGAGGGAGATTGCGAGAGTGAGGAGTGTGATTTTGGCAATGGTTGAGCATGGGGTGAGGGTGGATGAAGATATGGTTAGTAGGGGGTACATGGAGGCGgtggagatggcgagggagGACGAGAGTGATGATTTGTATCTGGGAGGTGAAAAGGGGGCTAGATTGGCAGCAATATTGGCAGGCCACTAA